A part of Tardiphaga sp. vice304 genomic DNA contains:
- the ftsW gene encoding putative lipid II flippase FtsW, with translation MISREQRTPLSEWWWTVDRLLLAAIIALMLAGVILSLAASPPVATRIGLDPFHFFNRHVLFMIPSAIVLIGVSFLTPRQIRRGALIVFAISVVLIVATLLIGPEVKGAKRWITILGVNIQASESAKPSFVVVAAWLFSESARKPDMPATSMAVVLLLMLVSLLVLEPDFGQTMLILMVWGSLFFIAGMRMVWVFGLAATAAGGLFTAYLFVPHVAGRIKRFMDPASGDTFQVDTAMEAFGNGGWFGLGPGEGIAKRSLPDSHTDFVFAVGAEEFGIFLCLALLALFAFIVIRALSRAYQTEDLFTRFAASGLAILFGVQAAINMAVNLHLIPAKGMTLPFLSYGGSSMISLAYSVGMLLALTRMRPRTEMETISTANATSAYA, from the coding sequence ATGATCTCCCGTGAACAACGCACGCCGCTCAGCGAATGGTGGTGGACCGTGGACCGGCTGCTGCTGGCCGCGATCATCGCGCTGATGCTGGCCGGGGTGATCCTGTCGCTGGCCGCCTCGCCGCCGGTGGCAACAAGAATCGGGCTCGATCCCTTCCACTTCTTCAATCGCCACGTGCTATTCATGATCCCGTCGGCCATCGTGCTGATCGGGGTGTCGTTCCTGACGCCACGGCAGATCCGGCGCGGCGCGCTGATCGTGTTCGCGATCTCGGTGGTGCTGATCGTCGCGACCCTGTTGATCGGCCCCGAGGTCAAAGGGGCCAAGCGCTGGATCACCATTCTCGGCGTCAACATCCAGGCGTCCGAATCCGCCAAGCCGTCGTTCGTCGTGGTCGCCGCCTGGCTGTTCTCCGAGTCCGCGCGAAAACCGGACATGCCGGCGACCTCGATGGCGGTGGTGCTGCTCCTGATGCTGGTCTCGCTGCTGGTGCTGGAGCCCGACTTCGGCCAGACCATGCTGATCCTGATGGTGTGGGGCTCGCTGTTCTTCATCGCCGGCATGCGGATGGTCTGGGTGTTCGGCCTCGCCGCCACCGCCGCGGGCGGGCTGTTCACCGCCTACCTGTTCGTGCCGCACGTCGCCGGCCGCATCAAGCGCTTCATGGATCCGGCTTCCGGCGACACCTTTCAGGTCGACACCGCGATGGAAGCCTTCGGCAATGGCGGCTGGTTTGGGCTTGGACCCGGCGAAGGCATCGCCAAGCGCAGCCTGCCGGACAGTCACACCGACTTCGTCTTCGCCGTCGGCGCCGAGGAGTTCGGCATTTTCTTGTGCCTGGCGCTGCTGGCGCTGTTCGCCTTCATCGTGATCCGCGCGCTGTCGCGCGCCTATCAGACCGAGGACCTGTTCACGCGCTTTGCGGCGTCGGGTCTGGCGATCCTGTTCGGCGTGCAGGCGGCGATCAACATGGCGGTCAACCTGCATCTCATTCCCGCGAAAGGCATGACGCTGCCGTTCCTGTCCTATGGCGGCTCGTCGATGATCTCGCTGGCCTACAGCGTCGGCATGCTCTTGGCACTGACGCGGATGCGACCGCGCACCGAGATGGAAACCATTTCGACCGCCAACGCCACCAGCGCTTACGCGTGA
- the murD gene encoding UDP-N-acetylmuramoyl-L-alanine--D-glutamate ligase produces MIPVTSFAGKTVAVFGLGGSGLASCHALRAGGAEVVACDDSIDRMVEAARANFITADLRSVAWENFAALVLTPGVPLTHPVPHWTVLKAREAGVEVIGDIELFCRERALHAPDAPFIAITGTNGKSTTTALIAHLMREAGFDTQMGGNIGTAILSLEPPAKGRVHVIEMSSYQIDLTPSLDPSVGILLNVTPDHIDRHGTLEHYAAVKERLIAGVQGHGTAIVGVDDDWCRAVADRAEQGGKNVVRVSVEGPLRDGLTADGATIVSNVAGVPHPLVDLAGIGSLRGLHNAQNAACAAAAALALGIDIDVLQQGLRSFPGLAHRMEQVGRQGRALFVNDSKGTNADATAKALSSFPGIFWIAGGKAKEGGIESLAEFFPRIRKAYLIGEAASEFAHTLDGKVPYEISETLDVAVPAAARDAAVSDVTEPVVLLSPACASFDQFRNFEIRGNRFRELVLALPDVEPV; encoded by the coding sequence ATGATCCCCGTCACCTCTTTTGCCGGCAAGACCGTCGCGGTGTTCGGCCTCGGCGGTTCGGGCCTCGCCTCGTGCCATGCGCTGCGCGCCGGCGGCGCCGAGGTGGTCGCCTGCGACGACAGCATCGACCGCATGGTCGAGGCCGCGCGCGCCAATTTCATCACCGCCGATCTGCGCAGCGTGGCGTGGGAAAATTTCGCCGCGCTGGTGCTGACGCCGGGCGTGCCGCTGACGCATCCCGTGCCGCACTGGACCGTGCTGAAAGCGCGCGAGGCCGGCGTCGAGGTGATCGGCGATATCGAATTGTTTTGCCGCGAGCGCGCGTTACATGCGCCCGACGCGCCGTTCATTGCGATCACCGGCACCAACGGCAAGTCGACCACCACGGCGCTGATCGCGCATCTGATGCGCGAGGCCGGCTTCGACACCCAGATGGGCGGCAATATCGGGACCGCGATCCTGTCGCTGGAGCCGCCGGCCAAGGGCCGCGTCCATGTGATCGAGATGTCTTCCTACCAGATCGACCTGACGCCCTCGCTGGATCCCAGCGTCGGCATTCTGCTCAACGTCACGCCGGACCACATCGACCGCCACGGCACGCTCGAACATTATGCTGCGGTGAAGGAGCGCCTGATCGCCGGCGTGCAGGGGCACGGCACCGCGATCGTCGGCGTCGATGACGACTGGTGCCGAGCGGTGGCCGATCGCGCCGAACAGGGCGGCAAGAACGTCGTGCGCGTCTCGGTGGAGGGCCCGCTCAGGGACGGCCTGACCGCAGATGGCGCGACCATCGTCTCCAACGTTGCCGGGGTGCCCCATCCGCTGGTCGATCTCGCCGGCATCGGCTCGCTGCGTGGCCTTCACAATGCGCAGAACGCCGCCTGCGCCGCTGCGGCGGCGCTGGCGCTCGGCATCGACATAGATGTGCTGCAGCAGGGCCTGCGCAGCTTTCCCGGCCTGGCGCACCGCATGGAGCAGGTCGGCCGCCAGGGCAGGGCGCTGTTCGTCAACGACTCCAAGGGCACCAATGCCGACGCCACCGCGAAAGCGCTGTCGTCGTTTCCCGGCATCTTCTGGATCGCTGGCGGCAAGGCGAAGGAGGGCGGTATCGAGAGCCTGGCCGAATTCTTCCCGCGAATCCGCAAGGCCTATCTGATCGGCGAAGCAGCTAGCGAATTCGCCCACACGCTCGATGGCAAGGTCCCTTACGAGATCAGCGAGACGCTCGATGTCGCGGTGCCGGCCGCCGCGCGCGACGCGGCGGTGTCGGATGTCACCGAGCCCGTCGTGCTGCTGTCGCCGGCCTGCGCGTCGTTCGACCAGTTCCGCAATTTCGAAATCCGCGGCAACAGGTTTCGCGAACTGGTTCTGGCGCTGCCGGATGTAGAACCAGTTTAG